The following proteins come from a genomic window of Polaribacter dokdonensis:
- the hemC gene encoding hydroxymethylbilane synthase, translating to MQKTIRIGTRESQLALWQANKVRKELEELGYETEIVPIKSTGDIILDKPLYELGITGIFTKNLDIAMLNGDIDIAVHSLKDVPTALPEGIMQGAVLKRANYSDLLVLKDTEEFFGQPGGIIATGSLRRKAMWLNRYPTHKVEDLRGNVNTRLSKLENSETWNGAIFAAAGLERLGLREKGAIPLTWMIPAPAQGAIMVACLEKDQFVIDACEQLNHYETKVCVGIEREFLKLLEGGCTAPIGALAYVDEKTQEINFKGILLKRDGSKKITVTKTAKLGSHRYLAKDCADYVINRGGKELMAEDEEVGEKVASVYSTKKLSELQKEVLSSAIGIDDSDFIKIRFNRIPPKVMKNEIENVVITSQNGVEALLNSFTKDEMKFKNIYCVGRRTKKLIENRIGKVAKVAKNAKALAEYLSTALENKNVTYFCSDVRLDILPAYLQSHDITVNEVEAYKTMLSPEKLDDSVTGVLFYSPSGIESYLTENNADKVAFCIGETTAKEARKHFENVQVANLPSVDSVLELVNSHFTSN from the coding sequence ATGCAAAAAACGATTAGAATAGGAACTCGCGAAAGTCAATTGGCTCTTTGGCAAGCAAATAAAGTACGCAAAGAATTAGAAGAATTAGGTTATGAAACCGAAATTGTTCCTATAAAATCTACAGGAGATATTATATTAGATAAGCCTTTATATGAATTAGGGATTACAGGAATTTTTACTAAAAATTTAGATATTGCCATGTTAAATGGTGATATAGATATTGCTGTACATTCTTTAAAAGATGTGCCAACTGCATTACCAGAAGGTATTATGCAAGGTGCAGTTTTAAAAAGAGCTAATTATTCAGATTTACTAGTACTAAAAGATACAGAAGAATTTTTTGGACAACCAGGAGGTATAATTGCAACTGGTAGTTTACGCAGAAAAGCAATGTGGTTAAATCGTTATCCAACTCATAAAGTTGAAGATTTAAGAGGAAATGTAAACACGCGATTAAGTAAACTAGAGAATAGTGAAACTTGGAATGGAGCTATTTTTGCTGCTGCAGGTTTAGAGAGATTGGGTTTAAGAGAAAAAGGTGCAATACCTTTAACTTGGATGATTCCTGCACCAGCACAAGGTGCAATTATGGTAGCTTGTTTAGAAAAAGATCAGTTTGTAATTGATGCTTGTGAGCAATTAAATCATTATGAAACTAAGGTTTGTGTAGGTATAGAACGTGAATTTTTAAAATTACTAGAAGGTGGTTGTACAGCTCCAATAGGTGCATTGGCTTATGTTGATGAGAAAACACAAGAAATTAATTTTAAAGGAATCTTATTAAAAAGAGATGGTTCTAAGAAAATTACAGTAACCAAAACTGCAAAATTAGGAAGCCACAGATACTTGGCTAAAGATTGTGCAGATTATGTAATTAATAGAGGTGGAAAAGAGTTAATGGCAGAAGATGAAGAAGTTGGTGAAAAGGTTGCTTCTGTATACTCTACAAAGAAATTATCAGAATTACAGAAAGAGGTTCTTTCTTCTGCAATTGGTATAGATGATAGCGATTTTATTAAAATACGTTTTAATAGAATTCCACCAAAAGTGATGAAAAACGAAATTGAAAATGTAGTAATCACTAGTCAAAATGGAGTAGAGGCTCTATTGAATTCTTTTACTAAGGATGAAATGAAGTTCAAGAACATTTATTGCGTTGGTAGAAGAACTAAAAAATTAATAGAAAATAGAATAGGCAAGGTTGCCAAGGTTGCAAAGAATGCAAAAGCCTTAGCAGAATACTTGTCTACAGCATTAGAGAATAAAAATGTCACATATTTTTGTAGTGATGTTCGTTTAGATATTTTACCTGCTTATTTGCAATCTCATGACATTACTGTAAATGAAGTAGAGGCTTATAAAACGATGTTAAGTCCAGAGAAATTAGACGATTCAGTAACTGGAGTGTTATTTTATAGTCCTTCAGGTATAGAAAGTTATTTAACAGAGAATAATGCAGATAAAGTTGCTTTCTGTATTGGAGAAACCACTGCAAAAGAAGCCAGAAAACATTTCGAAAATGTACAAGTTGCAAATTTACCAAGTGTAGATTCAGTTTTAGAATTGGTGAACAGTCATTTTACATCAAACTAA
- the hemA gene encoding glutamyl-tRNA reductase, producing the protein MLETAKTHFYNIGVSYKKADANTRGKFSLSKDNQAALLELAKAKKFEGVFILSTCNRTEISGFAEHPYQLIQLLCHFSEGTVEEFASISNVYKNQDAVHHLFRIGTGLESQILGDYEIVGQLRQAFKLAKLHKTTNAYLERLVNSVLQASKRVKNDTRLSSGTTSVSYAAVQYIIKNLPDYNSKNILVFGLGKMGKHTCKNLAEYTQNKSVCLINRTEEKATEFVKEHHSIRKSVIENLTEEVTKADVLIVSTGADKPTITQQHISENKELLILDLSMPENVAKDVTEFKGISLVNVDELSKITDETLAARKKEIPKAEAIIERHKAEFNDWLNHRRFTPAIAALKQSLETIKNDEINFQRKKIADFDESQAEIVTSRFIQKITTQFVKHLKDEETSVSQSLEVINKVFQS; encoded by the coding sequence ATGTTAGAAACAGCGAAAACACATTTTTACAATATTGGTGTCAGTTATAAAAAGGCAGACGCAAATACTCGTGGTAAATTCTCTTTATCGAAAGATAATCAAGCTGCATTATTAGAATTGGCAAAAGCTAAAAAATTCGAAGGTGTTTTTATTTTATCAACTTGTAACAGAACAGAAATTTCTGGTTTTGCAGAGCATCCTTATCAATTAATACAATTGTTGTGTCATTTTTCTGAAGGCACAGTAGAAGAATTTGCTTCAATATCTAACGTATACAAAAATCAAGATGCAGTTCATCACCTATTTAGAATTGGTACAGGTTTAGAAAGTCAAATTTTAGGAGATTATGAAATTGTAGGTCAATTAAGACAAGCTTTTAAATTGGCTAAATTGCACAAGACTACCAATGCTTATTTAGAAAGATTGGTAAATAGTGTTTTACAAGCAAGTAAAAGAGTAAAGAACGATACTCGTTTAAGTTCTGGTACAACTTCAGTTTCATATGCAGCTGTGCAGTATATTATTAAAAATTTACCAGATTATAACTCAAAAAACATTTTGGTTTTTGGGTTAGGGAAAATGGGAAAACACACCTGTAAGAACCTAGCAGAATACACACAAAATAAATCTGTTTGTTTAATCAATAGAACAGAAGAAAAGGCAACTGAGTTTGTTAAAGAACATCATTCTATAAGAAAGTCTGTTATCGAAAACTTAACAGAAGAAGTTACTAAGGCAGATGTTTTAATAGTTTCTACTGGTGCAGATAAACCAACTATAACTCAACAGCATATCTCAGAAAATAAAGAGTTGTTGATTCTAGATTTATCAATGCCAGAAAATGTGGCAAAAGATGTTACAGAATTTAAAGGAATATCTTTAGTAAATGTAGATGAGTTATCTAAAATTACAGATGAAACTTTAGCTGCTCGTAAAAAAGAAATACCAAAGGCTGAAGCTATTATAGAAAGGCACAAAGCAGAATTTAATGATTGGTTAAATCACAGAAGATTTACGCCAGCAATTGCTGCTTTAAAACAATCTTTAGAGACTATTAAGAACGATGAAATTAATTTTCAAAGGAAAAAAATAGCAGATTTTGATGAAAGTCAGGCAGAAATAGTAACTTCACGATTCATACAGAAAATAACAACTCAATTTGTGAAACATTTAAAGGATGAAGAAACATCTGTATCACAAAGTTTAGAGGTCATCAATAAGGTTTTTCAATCTTAA
- a CDS encoding helix-turn-helix transcriptional regulator produces MFKNVGESTLDEINLEKGFYILHFQNESKEIENFEREIDSSFIQIHFCLRGKSKFLFNNNSYSFDVLDNRSILLYNPQRTLPINLEIQPKTTLISLLISIEKFHSLFSNESGYIPFLSDENSNKKYYDDAEIKPTVAIVLQQIINSNINSSIRDLYVKGKVYELLSLHFQKDETVEGEYCPFLVDEQNVLKIRQAKEIIISRMAEPPSLQELANEIGLNIKKLKEGFKQIYGDTVYSFLFDYKMEHSRRLLETNQYNVNEVGTQVGYSTASHFIAAFKKKFGTTPKKYVMSLNQ; encoded by the coding sequence ATGTTTAAAAATGTCGGAGAAAGTACTTTAGATGAAATTAACTTAGAAAAAGGTTTTTATATACTTCATTTTCAGAACGAAAGCAAAGAAATAGAGAACTTTGAACGTGAAATAGACAGTTCTTTTATTCAAATTCATTTTTGTTTACGTGGTAAATCTAAATTCTTATTTAACAATAATTCTTATTCTTTTGATGTTTTAGACAATAGATCTATATTACTTTACAACCCTCAAAGAACATTACCAATTAATTTAGAAATTCAGCCAAAAACAACCCTTATTTCTTTATTAATTTCAATTGAGAAATTTCACTCATTATTCTCTAACGAATCTGGTTACATTCCTTTTTTAAGTGACGAAAACAGTAACAAAAAATATTATGATGATGCAGAAATTAAACCAACTGTAGCCATTGTTTTACAACAAATTATAAACTCTAATATTAATAGTTCTATTAGAGACCTTTATGTTAAAGGTAAAGTTTATGAATTATTAAGCTTGCATTTTCAAAAAGATGAAACTGTAGAAGGTGAATATTGCCCTTTTTTAGTTGATGAACAAAACGTGTTAAAAATAAGACAAGCCAAAGAAATTATTATTTCAAGAATGGCAGAACCACCAAGTTTGCAAGAACTAGCAAATGAAATTGGTTTAAACATTAAAAAGCTAAAAGAAGGTTTTAAACAGATATATGGAGATACTGTATACAGTTTTCTTTTCGATTATAAGATGGAACATTCAAGACGTCTTTTAGAAACCAATCAATATAATGTAAACGAAGTTGGTACACAAGTTGGCTATAGCACAGCCAGTCATTTTATAGCTGCTTTTAAAAAGAAATTTGGTACAACACCAAAGAAATATGTAATGAGTTTAAATCAATAG
- a CDS encoding TrmH family RNA methyltransferase: protein MKQLTHNDVENKQQKFPITIVCDAIRTPENIGMCFRISESFGVEKIYFHENSPSIENRKVINTARNTINQIDYESYRKFDELIHQLKLEGNTIIGIEITDKSIDIQDFDFKNSEKIVLLLGSERNGIENINLVDETIAIPMYGRNSSMNVIHSLAITLYEITNQIKTS, encoded by the coding sequence GTGAAGCAACTAACCCATAATGATGTTGAAAATAAACAGCAAAAGTTTCCGATAACTATTGTTTGTGATGCCATAAGAACTCCTGAAAATATTGGAATGTGTTTTCGAATTTCGGAAAGTTTTGGAGTAGAAAAAATCTATTTTCACGAGAACTCACCTTCCATAGAAAACAGAAAAGTAATTAATACTGCTAGAAATACAATCAATCAAATTGATTATGAATCTTATCGAAAATTTGACGAGTTAATTCATCAATTAAAATTAGAAGGTAATACAATTATAGGCATAGAAATTACTGATAAAAGTATCGATATTCAAGATTTTGATTTCAAAAATTCTGAAAAAATCGTACTACTTTTGGGTAGTGAAAGAAATGGAATTGAGAATATTAATTTAGTAGATGAAACCATAGCTATACCTATGTATGGAAGAAATTCATCAATGAATGTAATTCACAGTTTAGCAATAACGCTTTACGAAATAACAAATCAAATAAAGACATCTTAA
- the hemH gene encoding ferrochelatase, producing the protein MKGVLLVNLGSPASTSTKDVKEYLGEFLMDERVIDAPKWLRTILVKGIILNTRPKKSAKAYKKIWWDEGSPLIVLSERLLDKVQKKTELPVALAMRYGTPSIKMGLQELHDKGVTDVLIVPLYPQHAMATTDTILVLAEELRQEFFPEMKFKHIPAFYHKKDYIQVLAESIKHHLEGKEWDKILFSYHGIPERHVRKSDITKSHCNPSDSVNFECCKTNSAAHEFCYKHQCYETTKQVVEYLDLQPHQYFVSFQSRLAGDPWLQPYTDKMLEKYPEEGVKKLAVVTPAFVSDCLETLEEIAMEGKEEFLEAGGEAFYAIPCLNDSDEWVDVLVDWIEA; encoded by the coding sequence ATGAAAGGAGTTTTATTAGTAAATTTAGGTTCACCAGCAAGTACATCTACTAAAGATGTTAAGGAATATTTAGGTGAATTCTTAATGGATGAAAGAGTAATTGATGCTCCAAAATGGTTAAGAACCATTTTAGTTAAAGGTATTATTTTAAATACAAGACCAAAAAAATCTGCTAAAGCTTATAAAAAGATTTGGTGGGATGAAGGTTCTCCTTTAATTGTTTTATCTGAAAGGTTATTAGATAAAGTACAGAAAAAAACAGAATTACCTGTAGCTCTTGCAATGCGTTATGGAACTCCGTCTATAAAAATGGGGCTTCAAGAATTGCATGATAAAGGAGTAACAGACGTATTAATAGTGCCTTTGTACCCTCAACATGCCATGGCTACCACTGATACTATTTTAGTGTTGGCAGAAGAATTAAGACAAGAGTTTTTCCCAGAAATGAAGTTTAAGCATATTCCTGCTTTTTATCATAAGAAAGATTACATTCAAGTATTAGCAGAAAGCATAAAACACCATTTAGAAGGCAAAGAATGGGATAAGATTTTGTTTTCTTATCATGGAATTCCAGAAAGACATGTTCGTAAGTCAGACATTACAAAAAGTCACTGTAATCCTAGTGACAGTGTTAATTTTGAATGTTGTAAAACAAATTCTGCTGCTCATGAATTTTGCTACAAACATCAATGTTATGAAACAACAAAACAGGTGGTTGAGTATTTAGATCTTCAACCTCATCAATATTTTGTTTCTTTTCAATCTAGATTAGCTGGAGATCCTTGGTTGCAACCTTATACAGATAAAATGCTTGAAAAATACCCAGAAGAAGGTGTTAAGAAATTAGCTGTAGTTACACCTGCTTTTGTTTCTGATTGCTTAGAAACTCTAGAAGAAATAGCTATGGAAGGTAAAGAGGAATTTTTAGAAGCTGGTGGAGAAGCCTTCTACGCAATTCCATGTTTGAATGATAGTGATGAATGGGTTGATGTTTTAGTAGACTGGATTGAGGCTTAA
- a CDS encoding CopD family protein, with amino-acid sequence MDFLYIKALHIIFVVTWFAGLFYIVRLFIYHTEAETKLEPAKTILQTQYKLMSKRLWYIITWPSAILASVFAFWMLYTSPYYLSEPWMHVKLTFVLGLYFYHGFCQNIYNKLQKDVIKYSAFRLRIFNEVATLILFAVVFLVTIKSAINWIWGVVGIILFGVLLMLSIRIYKKVKEKKSWDKAEKEVLKQVEKTDKLEE; translated from the coding sequence ATGGATTTTCTTTACATAAAAGCATTACACATCATTTTTGTAGTAACCTGGTTTGCTGGTTTATTTTATATAGTTCGCTTGTTTATTTATCATACAGAAGCAGAGACAAAATTAGAACCTGCAAAAACCATATTGCAAACACAATATAAATTAATGAGCAAAAGGCTTTGGTACATTATCACTTGGCCATCTGCTATTTTAGCTAGTGTTTTTGCATTTTGGATGCTCTATACTAGCCCATATTATTTATCTGAACCCTGGATGCACGTTAAATTAACCTTTGTTTTAGGTTTATATTTCTATCATGGTTTTTGTCAAAACATTTATAACAAACTACAGAAAGACGTTATTAAATATTCTGCTTTTAGGTTACGAATTTTTAATGAAGTAGCTACCTTAATTCTTTTTGCTGTTGTTTTTTTGGTAACTATAAAAAGTGCCATAAATTGGATTTGGGGAGTAGTAGGAATTATCCTATTTGGAGTTTTATTGATGTTAAGCATTCGAATTTATAAAAAAGTAAAAGAAAAGAAATCTTGGGATAAAGCTGAGAAAGAAGTCTTAAAACAAGTAGAAAAAACCGATAAACTTGAAGAATAA
- a CDS encoding sensor histidine kinase: MKNNYKEQLEEFQQKYDKLLAENHDLSEKNAELKQFSHLASHDLQQPLNNIISYLSILENSKDKFDKMEQLSLKVISKSTLKMKSYITSLLDFSLIGTSKSKENIVVKEVLNDVKDALYQQISSTKAALSFDLTNHEMIGYKNDIYLLFLNLIENAVKFHSKEKSPVIQITSELKDDQYLYTIKDNGIGIPEDEVNKIFDIFYTIHPDEEFEGVGIGLAQAKKITKLYNGKIWLDAAPNKGAIFYVSFPAK; the protein is encoded by the coding sequence TTGAAGAATAATTACAAGGAACAACTTGAGGAATTTCAGCAAAAATATGACAAGCTTTTAGCTGAAAATCATGACTTGTCTGAGAAAAATGCTGAATTAAAGCAATTTTCTCACTTAGCTTCTCATGATCTTCAACAACCTTTAAATAATATTATTTCTTATCTAAGCATACTTGAAAACAGTAAAGACAAGTTTGATAAAATGGAGCAATTAAGCCTAAAAGTTATTAGTAAATCTACTCTTAAAATGAAAAGCTACATTACTTCTCTGTTAGACTTCTCTTTAATTGGAACCTCAAAAAGTAAAGAAAACATTGTTGTTAAAGAAGTTTTAAACGATGTAAAAGATGCGCTTTATCAGCAAATTTCATCAACTAAAGCAGCGTTAAGTTTTGATTTAACAAATCATGAAATGATTGGATATAAAAATGATATTTACCTATTATTTTTAAACTTGATAGAAAATGCTGTGAAATTTCATAGCAAAGAAAAGAGCCCTGTTATACAGATTACATCAGAACTTAAAGATGACCAATATCTGTACACCATTAAGGATAATGGAATTGGAATACCTGAAGATGAAGTAAATAAAATATTTGATATATTTTACACCATTCATCCTGATGAAGAATTTGAAGGTGTAGGAATTGGTTTGGCTCAAGCAAAAAAAATAACCAAACTTTATAATGGTAAAATTTGGTTAGATGCAGCACCTAATAAAGGCGCTATATTTTATGTTTCTTTTCCTGCAAAATAA
- a CDS encoding response regulator: MIDSKIKQYNIMLVDDDFSTSRFHQIVLERLPTTKNIIFSRNGKEALDYLLRQDEFEDKTKEFIQPDLILIDLNMPVMNGFRFIELYTETEEFKINKPKIVVLSTSLISEEKEKIESNEDIDMFLNKPLTKEMVTNLMTTIW; encoded by the coding sequence ATGATTGATTCAAAAATTAAACAATACAATATAATGTTAGTAGATGATGATTTTTCTACTAGTAGATTTCATCAAATAGTTTTAGAAAGATTACCCACTACAAAAAACATAATTTTTTCAAGAAATGGAAAAGAGGCATTAGATTATTTATTAAGACAAGATGAGTTTGAAGACAAAACAAAAGAATTTATACAGCCAGACCTTATTTTAATAGATTTAAATATGCCTGTAATGAATGGTTTTCGTTTTATAGAACTTTATACTGAAACTGAAGAATTTAAAATAAATAAGCCAAAAATTGTTGTATTGTCTACATCATTAATTTCTGAAGAGAAGGAAAAAATTGAATCTAATGAAGATATAGATATGTTTTTAAACAAGCCTTTAACCAAAGAAATGGTTACTAATTTAATGACTACTATTTGGTAA